A stretch of Carya illinoinensis cultivar Pawnee chromosome 14, C.illinoinensisPawnee_v1, whole genome shotgun sequence DNA encodes these proteins:
- the LOC122293395 gene encoding hexokinase-3-like isoform X2: MGRVMVLGLAVTVAVAACAVASVMVGRRVRSRRKWRRVLGVLAELEERCATPVGKLKQVVDAMAVEMHAGLASEGGSKLKMLLTFVDRLPSGSEKGTYYALDVGGTNFRILRVQLGGQRSSILEPHVEQQAVPAHVMTSTSENLFDLIASALKEFVDRGEDGSKTLVSRRGELGFTFSFPVKQRSVSSGILIKCTKGLHIEDMVRREVTECLEQAMSRKRLNMRVAVLVNDTVGTLALGHYHDEDTVAAVIFGTGTNACYWERTDAIIKCQGLLTTFGGMVINMEWGNFWSSHFPSTSYDTDLDSHSSSPNDQGFEKMISGMYLGEAVRRVLLRMSRESDIFGTVPSRLSVPFIFSLTGLMNATEFHGIPLFNFRIPMISAMHEDDSPELIEVARILEDDLEIPDVPLKVRKLIVKLCNVVTRRAARLAAAGIVGILKKIGRDGSGGITGGRTRSDVKMRRTVVAIEGSLYTSYTMFREYLHEALWEILGEDIAPHVILKVIEDGPGIGAALLAATYSKDSVCG; this comes from the exons ATGGGGAGGGTAATGGTGTTGGGGTTGGCGGTGACGGTGGCGGTGGCGGCGTGCGCGGTTGCGTCGGTGATGGTGGGGAGAAGAGTAAGGAGCAGGAGGAAGTGGAGGAGAGTGTTGGGGGTGCTGGCGGAGCTGGAGGAAAGGTGCGCGACCCCGGTTGGGAAGCTTAAGCAGGTGGTGGACGCCATGGCCGTGGAGATGCACGCTGGCCTAGCCTCCGAGGGTGGCTCCAAGCTCAAAATGTTGCTCACCTTCGTCGATCGTCTCCCCAGTGG GAGTGAGAAAGGAACTTATTATGCACTAGATGTTGGGGGTACTAATTTTAGGATCTTGCGGGTTCAGCTAGGAGGTCAAAGGTCCTCAATCCTGGAACCACATGTGGAACAACAAGCCGTTCCCGCACATGTGATGACCAGCACTAGTGAG AACCTCTTTGATTTAATAGCTTCAGCATTAAAGGAGTTTGTTGATAGAGGAGAAGATGGTTCCAAAACTCTAGTTAGCAGAAGAGGGGAACTCGGATTTACATTCTCTTTTCCAGTAAAGCAAAGATCCGTTTCATCGGGCATTCTGATTAAATGTACAAAAGGGCTTCACATTGAAGACATG GTTCGAAGGGAGGTGACAGAATGCTTAGAGCAAGCAATGAGCCGAAAAAGACTGAATATGCGGGTAGCAGTACTG GTCAATGATACTGTGGGAACGTTAGCACTTGGACATTATCACGATGAAGACACTGTTGCTGCAGTGATATTTGGTACAGGTACAAATGCCTGCTACTGGGAGCGGACAGATGCTATCATCAAGTGTCAAGGGCTTCTCACCACTTTTGGAGGCATG GTCATCAATATGGAATGGGGAAATTTCTGGTCATCTCATTTTCCGAGTACTTCTTATGACACCGACTTAGATTCCCATAGCTCTAGTCCAAATGACCAG GGTTTTGAGAAAATGATATCAGGAATGTATCTTGGTGAGGCTGTGAGGAGAGTGCTTCTAAGAATGTCACGAGAGTCGGATATATTTGGAACTGTTCCTTCCAGATTATCAGTGCCATTTATTTTTAG TTTAACAGGCCTTATGAATGCTACAGAATTTCATGGTATCCCCCTTTTCAATTTCAGGATACCTATGATTTCTGCCATGCATGAAGATGACTCCCCTGAATTGATAGAAGTAGCAAGAATCTTGGAAGATGATCTGGAG ATTCCTGATGTCCCTTTAAAGGTTAGAAAGCTGATTGTAAAGTTATGCAATGTGGTGACCCGTAGAGCTGCTAGATTGGCAGCTGCTGGTATCGTGGGAATCTTGAAAAAGATAGGCCGGGATGGAAGTGGTGGCATCACTGGTGGAAGGACTAGAAGTGATGTCAAAATGAGAAGAACAGTAGTTGCTATTGAAGGGAGTTTGTATACAAGCTATACGATGTTTAGGGAATACCTGCATGAAGCTTTGTGGGAAATATTGGGGGAAGACATTGCTCCACATGTCATTCTTAAGGTAATTGAAGATGGACCAGGCATTGGAGCAGCGCTCCTTGCCGCCACATATTCAAAGGACAGTGTTTGTGGATAG
- the LOC122293395 gene encoding hexokinase-3-like isoform X3, which yields MGRVMVLGLAVTVAVAACAVASVMVGRRVRSRRKWRRVLGVLAELEERCATPVGKLKQVVDAMAVEMHAGLASEGGSKLKMLLTFVDRLPSGSEKGTYYALDVGGTNFRILRVQLGGQRSSILEPHVEQQAVPAHVMTSTSENLFDLIASALKEFVDRGEDGSKTLVSRRGELGFTFSFPVKQRSVSSGILIKCTKGLHIEDMVSQVRREVTECLEQAMSRKRLNMRVAVLVNDTVGTLALGHYHDEDTVAAVIFGTGTNACYWERTDAIIKCQGLLTTFGGMVINMEWGNFWSSHFPSTSYDTDLDSHSSSPNDQGFEKMISGMYLGEAVRRVLLRMSRESDIFGTVPSRLSVPFIFRIPMISAMHEDDSPELIEVARILEDDLEIPDVPLKVRKLIVKLCNVVTRRAARLAAAGIVGILKKIGRDGSGGITGGRTRSDVKMRRTVVAIEGSLYTSYTMFREYLHEALWEILGEDIAPHVILKVIEDGPGIGAALLAATYSKDSVCG from the exons ATGGGGAGGGTAATGGTGTTGGGGTTGGCGGTGACGGTGGCGGTGGCGGCGTGCGCGGTTGCGTCGGTGATGGTGGGGAGAAGAGTAAGGAGCAGGAGGAAGTGGAGGAGAGTGTTGGGGGTGCTGGCGGAGCTGGAGGAAAGGTGCGCGACCCCGGTTGGGAAGCTTAAGCAGGTGGTGGACGCCATGGCCGTGGAGATGCACGCTGGCCTAGCCTCCGAGGGTGGCTCCAAGCTCAAAATGTTGCTCACCTTCGTCGATCGTCTCCCCAGTGG GAGTGAGAAAGGAACTTATTATGCACTAGATGTTGGGGGTACTAATTTTAGGATCTTGCGGGTTCAGCTAGGAGGTCAAAGGTCCTCAATCCTGGAACCACATGTGGAACAACAAGCCGTTCCCGCACATGTGATGACCAGCACTAGTGAG AACCTCTTTGATTTAATAGCTTCAGCATTAAAGGAGTTTGTTGATAGAGGAGAAGATGGTTCCAAAACTCTAGTTAGCAGAAGAGGGGAACTCGGATTTACATTCTCTTTTCCAGTAAAGCAAAGATCCGTTTCATCGGGCATTCTGATTAAATGTACAAAAGGGCTTCACATTGAAGACATGGTTAGTCAG GTTCGAAGGGAGGTGACAGAATGCTTAGAGCAAGCAATGAGCCGAAAAAGACTGAATATGCGGGTAGCAGTACTG GTCAATGATACTGTGGGAACGTTAGCACTTGGACATTATCACGATGAAGACACTGTTGCTGCAGTGATATTTGGTACAGGTACAAATGCCTGCTACTGGGAGCGGACAGATGCTATCATCAAGTGTCAAGGGCTTCTCACCACTTTTGGAGGCATG GTCATCAATATGGAATGGGGAAATTTCTGGTCATCTCATTTTCCGAGTACTTCTTATGACACCGACTTAGATTCCCATAGCTCTAGTCCAAATGACCAG GGTTTTGAGAAAATGATATCAGGAATGTATCTTGGTGAGGCTGTGAGGAGAGTGCTTCTAAGAATGTCACGAGAGTCGGATATATTTGGAACTGTTCCTTCCAGATTATCAGTGCCATTTATTTTTAG GATACCTATGATTTCTGCCATGCATGAAGATGACTCCCCTGAATTGATAGAAGTAGCAAGAATCTTGGAAGATGATCTGGAG ATTCCTGATGTCCCTTTAAAGGTTAGAAAGCTGATTGTAAAGTTATGCAATGTGGTGACCCGTAGAGCTGCTAGATTGGCAGCTGCTGGTATCGTGGGAATCTTGAAAAAGATAGGCCGGGATGGAAGTGGTGGCATCACTGGTGGAAGGACTAGAAGTGATGTCAAAATGAGAAGAACAGTAGTTGCTATTGAAGGGAGTTTGTATACAAGCTATACGATGTTTAGGGAATACCTGCATGAAGCTTTGTGGGAAATATTGGGGGAAGACATTGCTCCACATGTCATTCTTAAGGTAATTGAAGATGGACCAGGCATTGGAGCAGCGCTCCTTGCCGCCACATATTCAAAGGACAGTGTTTGTGGATAG
- the LOC122293394 gene encoding putative disease resistance RPP13-like protein 1, which produces MAQLVGGALLSAFLQVLFDRMASRQFVDFLRGRKPSAELLYRLKNVLLSVGAVLEDAEDKQRVTNSSVKTWLDELKDAVYDAEDVLDEIASKALQSKLDAEFGPNIASKVRDSIQTSLFFKKIEVRIKGILGRIENLASQQYLMGLVQASTVGRKPSERLPTTSLVEDSEICGRNDDKEKIINMLLPDDARDNKIGVIAIVGMGGLGKTTLAQLVYNEKKVQKHFDLVAWICVSEEFEMFKVMKTILEAVTSSTTDIQDLNRLQLQVNERLMKKKFLLVLDDVWNRNYADWEILSNAFKSGAKGSRIIVTTRDLGVASVMRAFATHHLKKLQEEDCWQLFARHAFHDANSNMNSKFEALGRQIVEKCKGLPLAIKLTGALLRDKVDVSEWDTVLNSEIWSPSSNQEIQILPALRLSYKHLPSYIKRCFAYCSVFPKDYSFKKDQLVLLWMAEGLLGEIENKTMEEVGNDYFVTLVSRSLFQKSSEDETSFEMHDLINDLAKFVSGEFTFRLKVDSRSQRKVDKTRHVSYAIEFYENFKKFEALQEATQLRTFLAFKSSTYCCYSTKKLLRDLLPMLSCLRVLSISNYRRMYELPESIGKITQLRYLDISSTAIRRLPDSLCKLYNLQTLKLSNCHDLETLPRDMHKLVNLRHLDLTGTPKIMEMPIHMGKLKCLQTLTKFVVSKHTGCSSIRELGKLANLRGALSILHLENVESFTDAQGAHLRNKMDLKELELKWKEGSMTEISESQRGVLNDLQPHTNLTSLTINGYMGESFPNWVGDHSFPYVTSIHLGNCKYCCSLPALGQLPSLQNLSIVSFDGIVAVGEEFYGSTGSSSIKPFGALKVLKFEQMLNWEKWSSFGDENEGGAFHRLEKLYIKGCSKLTGDLPIHLPSLSILEIRDCPKMLASLPRAPAICELKLTNCNEDILRELPIHVKETLTIEGFDAVDMGGLPSTFKTLEIRNCKKLGLPINLDHSCLEVLALFDCDSLRSFPMDLFPNVKDLKIKNCTNLESLTVAEQHQHDLVALSSLKINKCPNFVSFPRGGLHATNLGNLRIKDCESLRSLPDKMHMLLPSLTQFSIGNCKNIETLPEGGLPSSLNSLMIWECQKLIESRMGWSLQNLDSLTYLDIKGGYVVSFPEKGLLPTNLKRLWIVDFPNIASFDKNGFDNLTSLERLYISVCPKLECKLEEGLQHLTSLERLYISVCPKLECKLEEGLQHLTSLSVLDICKCPLLMKRRWLKRRKGKEWRRKLAHIPYKIVDGELIGS; this is translated from the coding sequence ATGGCCCAATTAGTGGGAGGAGCGCTTCTCTCTGCCTTCCTTCAAGTATTATTTGATAGGATGGCATCCCGCCAGTTTGTTGATTTCCTCAGGGGACGAAAACCAAGTGCTGAACTCTTGTACAGGTTGAAGAATGTATTGCTATCTGTGGGAGCGGTGCTCGAAGATGCCGAGGACAAACAAAGAGTTACCAATTCTAGTGTGAAAACGTGGCTTGATGAGCTTAAGGATGCTGTCTATGATGCAGAGGACGTCTTGGATGAGATTGCTTCAAAAGCCTTACAATCCAAATTAGATGCGGAATTTGGACCCAATATTGCAAGTAAGGTACGAGACTCCATCCaaacttctcttttttttaagaaaatagaagtAAGGATAAAAGGGATACTTGGGAGAATAGAAAATCTAGCAAGTCAACAGTATCTCATGGGTCTAGTACAAGCTAGTACCGTCGGAAGGAAACCATCTGAAAGATTGCCCACTACTTCTTTGGTAGAAGACTCAGAAATTTGTGGTAGAAATGATGAtaaggagaaaataattaatatgttacTTCCAGATGATGCTCGTGACAATAAGATTGGTGTGATTGCCATAGTCGGCATGGGGGGACTGGGCAAGACCACCCTTGCTCAGCTTGTATACAATGAAAAAAAGGTCCAAAAGCATTTTGACCTCGTAGCATGGATTTGTGTTTCGGAGGAATTTGAAATGTTTAAAGTAATGAAAACAATTCTGGAAGCAGTAACTTCTTCGACCACTGATATTCAAGATCTAAATCGGCTTCAACTTCAAGTAAATGAGAGATTGATGAAAAAGAAATTCCTATTGGTCTTGGATGATGTTTGGAATAGGAATTATGCTGATTGGGAGATATTAAGCAATGCCTTTAAATCTGGAGCAAAAGGAAGTAGGATCATCGTAACAACACGCGATCTTGGTGTTGCATCAGTCATGCGTGCTTTTGCAACCCATCATCTAAAGAAGTTACAAGAGGAGGATTGTTGGCAACTATTTGCAAGACATGCATTTCATGATGCTAATTCCAATATGAATTCAAAGTTTGAAGCGTTAGGTCGACAAATTGTTGAGAAATGTAAAGGTCTGCCTTTAGCAATAAAGCTAACTGGGGCCCTCTTGCGAGACAAAGTTGATGTTAGTGAATGGGATACGGTTTTGAATAGTGAGATATGGAGTCCTTCGTCAAATCAAGAGATACAAATTCTTCCTGCTCTAAGATTAAGCTATAAACATCTTCCCTCATATATAAAACGGTGCTTTGCTTACTGTTCAGTATTTCCAAAAGACTATTCCTTCAAGAAGGATCAATTAGTTTTATTATGGATGGCAGAAGGTCTTCTCGGcgaaattgaaaacaaaacaatgGAAGAAGTTGGTAATGATTATTTTGTCACTCTTGTATCAAGATCATTATTTCAAAAGTCGAGTGAAGATGAAACCAGCTTTGAGATGCATGATCTCATCAATGACTTGGCAAAATTTGTGTCTGGTGAATTTACATTTAGGTTGAAGGTTGATAGCCGATCTCAACGAAAAGTTGACAAGACTCGTCATGTGTCGTATGCTATAGAGTTTTATGAAAACTTTAAAAAGTTCGAAGCTCTTCAAGAAGCTACGCAATTGCGTACATTTTTGGCATTCAAATCGTCAACATATTGTTGTTACTCAACTAAAAAGTTGTTGCGTGATTTATTGCCAATGTTAAGTTGTTTACGGGTGCTTTCCATATCTAACTACCGGAGGATGTACGAGTTGCCAGAATCAATTGGAAAAATTACACAGTTACGTTATTTGGACATTTCTTCAACGGCAATTAGAAGGTTGCCTGATTCTTTATGTAAGTTGTATAATTTGCAAACATTGAAGTTATCTAATTGTCACGATCTTGAAACATTGCCAAGAGACATGCACAAACTCGTTAATTTACGTCATCTTGATTTGACTGGAACTCCCAAGATAATGGAGATGCCGATACATATGGGCAAACTAAAATGTCTCCAGACTTTAACCAAGTTCGTCGTTAGCAAACACACTGGGTGTAGTAGCATTAGAGAATTGGGAAAGCTTGCAAATCTTCGAGGAGCACTTTCTATCTTGCatcttgaaaatgttgaatctTTCACCGATGCACAGGGTGCACACTTGAGGAATAAAATGGACCTTAAAGAGTTGGAATTAAAATGGAAAGAAGGTTCAATGACTGAGATTTCAGAAAGTCAAAGAGGTGTACTCAACGATCTACAACCACATACAAACCTGACAAGTCTCACTATAAATGGCTACATGGGTGAAAGTTTTCCAAATTGGGTAGGGGATCATTCATTCCCTTATGTAACGTCTATTCATTTGGGAAACTGTAAATATTGTTGCAGCTTACCCGCACTTGGGCAGCTACCCTCTTTACAAAACCTCTCTATTGTTAGTTTTGATGGAATTGTAGCAGTGGGTGAAGAGTTTTACGGAAGTACTGGTTCTTCTTCTATTAAGCCGTTTGGGGCattgaaagttttaaaatttgagcaGATGTTGAATTGGGAAAAATGGTCTTCGTTTGGTGATGAAAATGAAGGAGGAGCTTTCCATCGTCTCGAGAAGCTTTATATTAAGGGATGCTCAAAGCTAACGGGAGATCTGCCCATTCACCTTCCTTCTTTGAGTATCCTTGAGATTAGAGATTGTCCGAAGATGCTGGCTTCACTCCCAAGGGCTCCGGCTATATGTGAATTGAAGCTGACAAATTGTAATGAGGATATATTAAGGGAACTGCCAATTCATGTCAAGGAGACGCTCACAATTGAAGGATTTGATGCAGTGGATATGGGTGGTCTACCCTCTACATTTAAAACTCTTGAAATTCGGAATTGCAAGAAGTTAGGGCTCCCAATAAACTTGGACCATTCCTGCCTTGAAGTTTTGGCATTGTTCGATTGTGATTCTCTCCGGTCCTTTCCAATGGATTTATTCCCAAATGTAAAGGATCTGAAAATCAAAAATTGTACGAATCTAGAATCTCTTACAGTTGCAGAACAACATCAACATGATTTAGTGGCCTTGTCGTCTCTAAAAATCAACAAATGTCCTAATTTTGTGTCATTTCCGAGAGGAGGATTGCACGCCACCAACCTTGGAAACTTACGGATCAAGGATTGTGAGAGTTTGAGATCGCTACCTGACAAGATGCACATGCTCCTTCCATCTCTTACTCAATTTTCTATAggaaattgtaaaaatattgaGACGCTTCCAGAAGGGGGCCTGCCTTCCAGTCTGAATTCATTAATGATTTGGGAATGTCAGAAACTCATTGAGAGTCGGATGGGGTGGAGTTTGCAAAATCTTGACTCTCTTACATATTTGGATATTAAAGGCGGATATGTGGTGTCTTTTCCAGAGAAGGGGTTGCTTCCCACAAATCTGAAGAGACTTTGGATTGTCGATTTCCCAAATATTGCGTCGTTCGACAAGAATGGATTTGACAACCTCACCTCTCTTGAACGTTTATATATCTCTGTCTGTCCAAAGCTGGAGTGCAAGTTAGAAGAGGGGCTTCAACACCTCACCTCTCTTGAACGTTTATATATCTCTGTCTGTCCAAAGCTGGAGTGCAAGTTAGAAGAGGGGCTTCAACACCTCACTTCCCTTTCCGTTCTAGATATCTGTAAATGTCCTTTATTAATGAAGAGAAGGTggttgaaaagaagaaaaggaaaagaatggcGGCGCAAGCTTGCTCACATCCCCTACAAAATAGTTGACGGAGAATTGATTGGGTCATGA
- the LOC122293395 gene encoding hexokinase-3-like isoform X1: protein MGRVMVLGLAVTVAVAACAVASVMVGRRVRSRRKWRRVLGVLAELEERCATPVGKLKQVVDAMAVEMHAGLASEGGSKLKMLLTFVDRLPSGSEKGTYYALDVGGTNFRILRVQLGGQRSSILEPHVEQQAVPAHVMTSTSENLFDLIASALKEFVDRGEDGSKTLVSRRGELGFTFSFPVKQRSVSSGILIKCTKGLHIEDMVSQVRREVTECLEQAMSRKRLNMRVAVLVNDTVGTLALGHYHDEDTVAAVIFGTGTNACYWERTDAIIKCQGLLTTFGGMVINMEWGNFWSSHFPSTSYDTDLDSHSSSPNDQGFEKMISGMYLGEAVRRVLLRMSRESDIFGTVPSRLSVPFIFSLTGLMNATEFHGIPLFNFRIPMISAMHEDDSPELIEVARILEDDLEIPDVPLKVRKLIVKLCNVVTRRAARLAAAGIVGILKKIGRDGSGGITGGRTRSDVKMRRTVVAIEGSLYTSYTMFREYLHEALWEILGEDIAPHVILKVIEDGPGIGAALLAATYSKDSVCG, encoded by the exons ATGGGGAGGGTAATGGTGTTGGGGTTGGCGGTGACGGTGGCGGTGGCGGCGTGCGCGGTTGCGTCGGTGATGGTGGGGAGAAGAGTAAGGAGCAGGAGGAAGTGGAGGAGAGTGTTGGGGGTGCTGGCGGAGCTGGAGGAAAGGTGCGCGACCCCGGTTGGGAAGCTTAAGCAGGTGGTGGACGCCATGGCCGTGGAGATGCACGCTGGCCTAGCCTCCGAGGGTGGCTCCAAGCTCAAAATGTTGCTCACCTTCGTCGATCGTCTCCCCAGTGG GAGTGAGAAAGGAACTTATTATGCACTAGATGTTGGGGGTACTAATTTTAGGATCTTGCGGGTTCAGCTAGGAGGTCAAAGGTCCTCAATCCTGGAACCACATGTGGAACAACAAGCCGTTCCCGCACATGTGATGACCAGCACTAGTGAG AACCTCTTTGATTTAATAGCTTCAGCATTAAAGGAGTTTGTTGATAGAGGAGAAGATGGTTCCAAAACTCTAGTTAGCAGAAGAGGGGAACTCGGATTTACATTCTCTTTTCCAGTAAAGCAAAGATCCGTTTCATCGGGCATTCTGATTAAATGTACAAAAGGGCTTCACATTGAAGACATGGTTAGTCAG GTTCGAAGGGAGGTGACAGAATGCTTAGAGCAAGCAATGAGCCGAAAAAGACTGAATATGCGGGTAGCAGTACTG GTCAATGATACTGTGGGAACGTTAGCACTTGGACATTATCACGATGAAGACACTGTTGCTGCAGTGATATTTGGTACAGGTACAAATGCCTGCTACTGGGAGCGGACAGATGCTATCATCAAGTGTCAAGGGCTTCTCACCACTTTTGGAGGCATG GTCATCAATATGGAATGGGGAAATTTCTGGTCATCTCATTTTCCGAGTACTTCTTATGACACCGACTTAGATTCCCATAGCTCTAGTCCAAATGACCAG GGTTTTGAGAAAATGATATCAGGAATGTATCTTGGTGAGGCTGTGAGGAGAGTGCTTCTAAGAATGTCACGAGAGTCGGATATATTTGGAACTGTTCCTTCCAGATTATCAGTGCCATTTATTTTTAG TTTAACAGGCCTTATGAATGCTACAGAATTTCATGGTATCCCCCTTTTCAATTTCAGGATACCTATGATTTCTGCCATGCATGAAGATGACTCCCCTGAATTGATAGAAGTAGCAAGAATCTTGGAAGATGATCTGGAG ATTCCTGATGTCCCTTTAAAGGTTAGAAAGCTGATTGTAAAGTTATGCAATGTGGTGACCCGTAGAGCTGCTAGATTGGCAGCTGCTGGTATCGTGGGAATCTTGAAAAAGATAGGCCGGGATGGAAGTGGTGGCATCACTGGTGGAAGGACTAGAAGTGATGTCAAAATGAGAAGAACAGTAGTTGCTATTGAAGGGAGTTTGTATACAAGCTATACGATGTTTAGGGAATACCTGCATGAAGCTTTGTGGGAAATATTGGGGGAAGACATTGCTCCACATGTCATTCTTAAGGTAATTGAAGATGGACCAGGCATTGGAGCAGCGCTCCTTGCCGCCACATATTCAAAGGACAGTGTTTGTGGATAG
- the LOC122293395 gene encoding hexokinase-3-like isoform X4: protein MGRVMVLGLAVTVAVAACAVASVMVGRRVRSRRKWRRVLGVLAELEERCATPVGKLKQVVDAMAVEMHAGLASEGGSKLKMLLTFVDRLPSGSEKGTYYALDVGGTNFRILRVQLGGQRSSILEPHVEQQAVPAHVMTSTSENLFDLIASALKEFVDRGEDGSKTLVSRRGELGFTFSFPVKQRSVSSGILIKCTKGLHIEDMVRREVTECLEQAMSRKRLNMRVAVLVNDTVGTLALGHYHDEDTVAAVIFGTGTNACYWERTDAIIKCQGLLTTFGGMVINMEWGNFWSSHFPSTSYDTDLDSHSSSPNDQGFEKMISGMYLGEAVRRVLLRMSRESDIFGTVPSRLSVPFIFRIPMISAMHEDDSPELIEVARILEDDLEIPDVPLKVRKLIVKLCNVVTRRAARLAAAGIVGILKKIGRDGSGGITGGRTRSDVKMRRTVVAIEGSLYTSYTMFREYLHEALWEILGEDIAPHVILKVIEDGPGIGAALLAATYSKDSVCG from the exons ATGGGGAGGGTAATGGTGTTGGGGTTGGCGGTGACGGTGGCGGTGGCGGCGTGCGCGGTTGCGTCGGTGATGGTGGGGAGAAGAGTAAGGAGCAGGAGGAAGTGGAGGAGAGTGTTGGGGGTGCTGGCGGAGCTGGAGGAAAGGTGCGCGACCCCGGTTGGGAAGCTTAAGCAGGTGGTGGACGCCATGGCCGTGGAGATGCACGCTGGCCTAGCCTCCGAGGGTGGCTCCAAGCTCAAAATGTTGCTCACCTTCGTCGATCGTCTCCCCAGTGG GAGTGAGAAAGGAACTTATTATGCACTAGATGTTGGGGGTACTAATTTTAGGATCTTGCGGGTTCAGCTAGGAGGTCAAAGGTCCTCAATCCTGGAACCACATGTGGAACAACAAGCCGTTCCCGCACATGTGATGACCAGCACTAGTGAG AACCTCTTTGATTTAATAGCTTCAGCATTAAAGGAGTTTGTTGATAGAGGAGAAGATGGTTCCAAAACTCTAGTTAGCAGAAGAGGGGAACTCGGATTTACATTCTCTTTTCCAGTAAAGCAAAGATCCGTTTCATCGGGCATTCTGATTAAATGTACAAAAGGGCTTCACATTGAAGACATG GTTCGAAGGGAGGTGACAGAATGCTTAGAGCAAGCAATGAGCCGAAAAAGACTGAATATGCGGGTAGCAGTACTG GTCAATGATACTGTGGGAACGTTAGCACTTGGACATTATCACGATGAAGACACTGTTGCTGCAGTGATATTTGGTACAGGTACAAATGCCTGCTACTGGGAGCGGACAGATGCTATCATCAAGTGTCAAGGGCTTCTCACCACTTTTGGAGGCATG GTCATCAATATGGAATGGGGAAATTTCTGGTCATCTCATTTTCCGAGTACTTCTTATGACACCGACTTAGATTCCCATAGCTCTAGTCCAAATGACCAG GGTTTTGAGAAAATGATATCAGGAATGTATCTTGGTGAGGCTGTGAGGAGAGTGCTTCTAAGAATGTCACGAGAGTCGGATATATTTGGAACTGTTCCTTCCAGATTATCAGTGCCATTTATTTTTAG GATACCTATGATTTCTGCCATGCATGAAGATGACTCCCCTGAATTGATAGAAGTAGCAAGAATCTTGGAAGATGATCTGGAG ATTCCTGATGTCCCTTTAAAGGTTAGAAAGCTGATTGTAAAGTTATGCAATGTGGTGACCCGTAGAGCTGCTAGATTGGCAGCTGCTGGTATCGTGGGAATCTTGAAAAAGATAGGCCGGGATGGAAGTGGTGGCATCACTGGTGGAAGGACTAGAAGTGATGTCAAAATGAGAAGAACAGTAGTTGCTATTGAAGGGAGTTTGTATACAAGCTATACGATGTTTAGGGAATACCTGCATGAAGCTTTGTGGGAAATATTGGGGGAAGACATTGCTCCACATGTCATTCTTAAGGTAATTGAAGATGGACCAGGCATTGGAGCAGCGCTCCTTGCCGCCACATATTCAAAGGACAGTGTTTGTGGATAG